The proteins below are encoded in one region of Sphingobium yanoikuyae:
- a CDS encoding CDP-alcohol phosphatidyltransferase family protein, with translation MLAPNAVTAMALCFGLTGVRYGISGEWERAVLSILFAGVLDGLDGRIARMLRGESRFGAELDSLSDSIAFGVAPALILYLWSLHAMPKFGWIFALAHALSCALRLARFNANIDVEEQPHKSAGFLTGVPAPAGAGLTFVPLYLWMVTGEEIFRAWYVVAPWTAFVAFLMISSIATYSWSALRLRKRIRLELIAFVGLLAAALATQPWFTLLLICGVYVLLIPFGILSYAKVRKQPVG, from the coding sequence ATGCTGGCGCCCAATGCGGTGACGGCGATGGCGCTGTGCTTCGGCCTCACCGGCGTGCGCTACGGCATTTCAGGCGAGTGGGAGCGGGCGGTATTGTCCATCCTGTTCGCTGGCGTGCTCGACGGACTGGACGGCCGGATCGCCCGGATGCTGCGGGGCGAGAGCCGCTTTGGCGCCGAACTGGATTCGCTGTCCGATTCGATTGCATTCGGCGTCGCGCCGGCGCTGATCCTCTATCTCTGGTCGCTGCACGCCATGCCGAAATTCGGCTGGATCTTCGCGCTGGCCCATGCCCTGTCCTGCGCGCTGCGCCTGGCGCGCTTCAACGCCAATATCGATGTCGAGGAACAGCCGCACAAATCGGCCGGCTTTTTGACCGGCGTGCCGGCTCCGGCCGGCGCCGGCCTCACCTTTGTGCCGCTCTATCTGTGGATGGTGACGGGCGAAGAGATTTTCCGCGCCTGGTATGTGGTCGCGCCCTGGACCGCGTTCGTGGCCTTCCTGATGATCTCCAGCATCGCCACCTATAGCTGGTCGGCGCTGCGGCTGCGCAAGCGCATCCGGCTGGAACTCATCGCCTTTGTCGGCCTGCTGGCGGCGGCGCTGGCGACCCAGCCCTGGTTCACTTTGCTGCTGATCTGCGGCGTCTATGTGCTGCTGATCCCGTTCGGCATCCTGTCCTACGCCAAGGTGCGCAAGCAGCCTGTTGGCTGA
- a CDS encoding phosphatidylserine decarboxylase, with protein sequence MENDEITIAAGGNVKWRFPSVHPEGVKFGAIAAAITGLFFVMGWEIIGWLMLMVTIWVLAFFRDPIRAVPQDEGAIIAPADGLVTLIQRVPPPREMAGPDGLGDQPLIRVSIFMSVFDVHINRTPIGGTVKAVTYISGKFLNADLDKASEDNERQHILVERHDGLRVGFTQIAGLVARRIVPFVKPGDMVAAGQRIGLIRFGSRVDVYLPAGTAPRVILGQRTVAGETILGQIGDRRVIAGIQQ encoded by the coding sequence ATGGAAAATGACGAGATCACGATTGCCGCAGGCGGCAATGTCAAATGGCGCTTCCCCTCGGTCCATCCCGAAGGGGTGAAGTTCGGCGCGATCGCGGCTGCGATCACCGGCCTGTTCTTCGTGATGGGCTGGGAAATCATCGGCTGGCTGATGCTGATGGTCACCATCTGGGTGCTGGCCTTCTTCCGCGATCCGATCCGCGCCGTGCCGCAGGATGAAGGCGCGATCATCGCCCCGGCGGATGGCCTGGTGACCCTGATCCAGCGCGTGCCGCCGCCGCGCGAGATGGCCGGCCCTGATGGCCTGGGCGATCAGCCGCTGATCCGCGTGTCGATCTTCATGAGCGTGTTCGACGTCCATATCAACCGCACCCCGATCGGCGGCACGGTGAAGGCCGTCACCTATATTTCGGGCAAGTTCCTCAACGCTGATCTCGACAAGGCGAGCGAGGATAATGAGCGCCAGCATATCCTGGTCGAGCGTCATGACGGCCTGCGCGTCGGCTTCACCCAGATTGCCGGCCTTGTCGCGCGCCGCATCGTGCCCTTCGTCAAGCCGGGCGACATGGTCGCCGCCGGCCAGCGCATCGGCCTCATCCGCTTTGGCAGCCGTGTCGACGTCTATCTGCCCGCCGGCACCGCGCCGCGCGTGATCCTGGGCCAGCGCACCGTCGCGGGCGAGACGATCCTGGGCCAGATCGGCGATCGCCGCGTGATTGCGGGCATCCAGCAGTGA
- a CDS encoding NADP-dependent isocitrate dehydrogenase, giving the protein MAKIKVKNPVVEIDGDEMTRIIWEWIRERLILPYLDVDLKYYDLSVEKRDETSDQITIDAANAIKEYGVGVKCATITPDEARVEEFGLKKMWKSPNGTIRNILGGVVFREPIVIKNVPRLVPGWTDPIVVGRHAFGDQYKATDFKVPGAGTLTMKWVGTNGEELEYEVFEFPSAGVAMGMYNLDESIRDFAKASFNYGLNRGWPVYLSTKNTILKAYDGRFKDLFQEVFDAEFADKFKAAGIVYEHRLIDDMVASALKWSGKFVWACKNYDGDVQSDTVAQGFGSLGLMTSVLLSPDGKTVEAEAAHGTVTRHYRQHQQGKATSTNPIASIFAWTQGLSFRGKFDDTPDVVKFAETLEQVCIKTVEGGAMTKDLALLIGPDQAWMTTEQFFEAIRVNLEAEMAKWA; this is encoded by the coding sequence ATGGCGAAGATCAAGGTGAAAAACCCCGTCGTGGAAATCGACGGCGACGAAATGACCCGCATCATCTGGGAATGGATCCGTGAGCGCCTCATCCTCCCCTATCTCGACGTCGACCTGAAATATTATGACCTGTCGGTCGAGAAGCGCGACGAGACCAGCGACCAGATCACGATCGACGCCGCCAACGCGATCAAGGAATATGGCGTCGGCGTGAAGTGCGCCACCATCACCCCCGACGAAGCGCGCGTCGAGGAATTCGGCCTCAAGAAGATGTGGAAGTCGCCCAACGGCACGATCCGCAACATCCTGGGCGGCGTCGTGTTCCGCGAACCGATCGTCATCAAGAATGTCCCCCGCCTGGTTCCGGGCTGGACCGACCCGATCGTCGTCGGCCGGCACGCCTTTGGCGACCAGTATAAGGCCACCGATTTCAAGGTGCCCGGCGCCGGCACGCTGACCATGAAGTGGGTCGGCACCAATGGCGAGGAACTCGAATATGAAGTGTTCGAATTCCCCAGCGCCGGCGTTGCCATGGGCATGTACAATCTCGACGAATCGATCCGCGATTTCGCCAAGGCCAGCTTCAACTATGGCCTGAACCGCGGCTGGCCCGTCTATCTGTCGACCAAGAACACCATCCTCAAGGCCTATGACGGCCGCTTCAAGGATCTGTTCCAGGAAGTGTTCGACGCCGAATTCGCCGACAAGTTCAAGGCGGCCGGCATCGTCTACGAACATCGCCTGATCGACGACATGGTCGCTTCGGCGCTGAAGTGGAGCGGCAAGTTCGTCTGGGCCTGCAAGAACTATGACGGCGACGTCCAGTCGGACACCGTGGCCCAGGGCTTCGGCTCGCTCGGCCTGATGACCTCGGTCCTGCTGTCGCCCGACGGCAAGACTGTGGAAGCCGAAGCCGCGCACGGCACCGTCACCCGCCACTATCGCCAGCACCAGCAGGGCAAGGCGACCTCGACCAACCCGATCGCCTCGATCTTCGCCTGGACCCAGGGCCTGTCGTTCCGCGGCAAGTTCGACGACACGCCGGACGTCGTGAAGTTCGCCGAGACGCTGGAGCAGGTCTGCATCAAGACCGTCGAAGGCGGCGCGATGACCAAGGATCTGGCCCTGCTGATCGGCCCGGATCAGGCCTGGATGACCACGGAGCAGTTCTTCGAGGCGATCCGCGTCAATCTGGAAGCCGAAATGGCCAAGTGGGCCTGA
- a CDS encoding bifunctional GNAT family N-acetyltransferase/carbon-nitrogen hydrolase family protein, whose product MTTTAKKRLEVRAAVPGDVRGIQRLIARAYPGMPNYSLATIRGQINNFPNGCFVALYDSKVVGYCATMRVSKAMAFSHHDWEEITANGFGTRHSAAGEWLYGYEMAVDPKLRGLRIGQRLYDERKELAEELDLHGIVIAGRMPGYARAKRRAGSAADYLEKVVSGKLRDQVISFQLKNQFEPLGVLENYLPEDKQSDGHAAHLVWRNPYVDPDEAPEMRVPRGVESVRLATCQLQARAVKDFDEFVRNIEYFVDVAADYRSDFIVFPELFTLPLLSFETKKLSPIEAIDKLTGYTPRLTKELTRMALEYNINIIGGSHPTRADDGDIQNIAYVALRDGSVHTQEKIHPTPNEAFWWNIKGGDALDVIQTDCGPIGVLICYDSEFPELARRLVDQGARIIFVPFCTDSRLGYMRVRYCAQARAIENQCYVVMSGNVGNLPNVDNMDIQYAQSAILTPCDLPFARDGIAAEASENVETLTMADVNLADLSWARAEGTVRNLRDRRFDLYHIDWDSNPDHSHAPSGGPVPAGGHNSPGGG is encoded by the coding sequence ATGACCACGACAGCCAAGAAGCGCCTGGAAGTCCGGGCGGCGGTGCCCGGCGATGTGCGCGGCATCCAGCGGCTGATCGCCCGCGCCTATCCCGGCATGCCCAATTATTCGCTGGCCACCATCCGCGGCCAGATCAACAATTTCCCCAATGGCTGCTTCGTCGCCCTCTATGACAGCAAGGTCGTGGGCTATTGCGCCACCATGCGCGTCAGCAAGGCGATGGCCTTTTCCCATCATGACTGGGAGGAGATCACCGCCAACGGTTTCGGCACCCGCCACAGCGCCGCGGGCGAATGGCTCTATGGCTATGAGATGGCGGTCGATCCCAAGCTGCGCGGGCTGCGCATCGGCCAGCGCCTCTATGACGAGCGCAAGGAACTGGCCGAGGAGCTGGACCTGCACGGCATCGTCATTGCAGGCCGCATGCCCGGCTATGCCCGCGCCAAGCGCCGCGCCGGCAGCGCAGCCGACTATCTGGAAAAGGTGGTCAGCGGCAAGCTGCGCGACCAGGTCATCAGCTTCCAGTTGAAGAACCAGTTCGAGCCGCTGGGCGTGCTGGAAAATTACCTTCCCGAAGACAAGCAGTCGGACGGACATGCGGCGCATCTGGTCTGGCGCAACCCCTATGTCGACCCGGACGAGGCGCCGGAAATGCGGGTGCCGCGCGGCGTGGAAAGCGTCCGCCTCGCCACCTGCCAGCTCCAGGCGCGCGCAGTGAAGGATTTCGACGAGTTCGTCCGCAACATCGAATATTTCGTCGATGTGGCGGCCGATTATCGGTCGGACTTCATCGTCTTCCCCGAGCTGTTCACCCTGCCCCTGCTCTCCTTCGAGACCAAGAAGCTCTCCCCGATCGAGGCGATCGACAAGCTGACCGGCTATACCCCGCGCCTGACCAAGGAACTGACGCGGATGGCGCTGGAATATAATATCAACATCATCGGCGGATCGCACCCCACCCGCGCCGACGATGGCGACATCCAGAATATCGCCTATGTCGCGCTGCGCGACGGATCGGTCCACACCCAGGAAAAGATCCACCCGACCCCGAACGAAGCCTTCTGGTGGAACATCAAGGGCGGCGACGCGCTCGACGTGATCCAGACCGATTGCGGCCCAATCGGCGTGCTGATCTGCTATGACAGCGAGTTTCCCGAACTGGCCCGCCGCCTGGTCGATCAGGGGGCGCGCATCATCTTCGTCCCCTTCTGCACCGACTCGCGCCTAGGTTATATGCGCGTGCGCTATTGCGCACAGGCCCGCGCGATCGAGAATCAATGCTATGTCGTGATGTCGGGCAATGTTGGCAATCTGCCGAACGTCGACAATATGGACATCCAATATGCCCAGAGCGCGATCCTGACGCCGTGCGACCTGCCCTTCGCCCGTGACGGCATCGCGGCCGAGGCGAGCGAGAATGTCGAGACGCTGACCATGGCGGACGTGAACCTGGCCGACCTCAGCTGGGCACGGGCCGAGGGCACGGTCCGCAACCTGCGCGACCGCCGCTTCGACCTTTATCATATCGACTGGGACAGCAATCCCGACCACAGCCACGCGCCAAGCGGCGGCCCGGTGCCGGCCGGTGGCCATAATTCGCCGGGTGGTGGCTGA
- the glmS gene encoding glutamine--fructose-6-phosphate transaminase (isomerizing), translating to MCGIIGIIGKDQVAERLVDGLKRLEYRGYDSAGVATVHDGRIDRRRAEGKLNNLVKELAASPLAGTTGIAHTRWATHGAPTTSNAHPHATGEVALVHNGIIENFKPLRDELIARGRTFDSQTDTEVVAHLVSELVEQGVAPKEAVAQVLPRLHGAFALAILFKSHPDMLIGARLGSPLVVGYGDGETFLGSDALALAPLTQRIAYLDEGDWVVITKDGAEIFDKDNNPVERPVTISGVSGAMIDKGNHRHFMQKEIYEQPVVVAQTLKAYLQRMDDRVSLPIPDFDLSTIRRVTIVACGTSFYAGMVARYWFEQFARVPVDLDFASEFRYREPVMEEGGLALFISQSGETADTLAALRYARAQGQKIAVVVNVPTSSMAREADLLLPTHAGPEIGVASTKAFTCQLAVLAAFAANLARAKGKLSAKDEKEIVRHLAEAPAAINGALAYDEAIEAMAHHIVPARDVLYLGRGTDYPLALEGALKLKEISYIHAEGYAAGEMKHGPIALIDELVPVICIAPSGPLFEKTVSNMQEVQARGGKVVLISDYDGVQAAGEGCLATITMPKVHPLIAPMVYAVPVQLLAYHVAVLKGTDVDQPRNLAKSVTVE from the coding sequence ATGTGCGGTATCATCGGAATTATCGGTAAGGATCAGGTCGCGGAGCGGCTGGTCGATGGCCTCAAGCGGCTGGAATATCGCGGCTATGACAGTGCCGGCGTCGCAACCGTGCATGATGGCCGGATCGATCGCCGCCGGGCCGAGGGCAAGCTCAACAATCTGGTCAAGGAACTGGCCGCATCGCCGCTGGCCGGCACCACCGGCATCGCCCATACCCGCTGGGCCACCCATGGGGCACCGACCACCAGCAACGCGCACCCCCATGCGACCGGCGAAGTGGCGCTGGTCCACAATGGCATCATCGAGAATTTCAAGCCACTGCGCGACGAACTGATTGCCCGCGGCCGCACCTTCGACAGCCAGACCGACACCGAAGTGGTCGCCCATCTGGTCAGCGAACTGGTGGAGCAGGGCGTGGCGCCGAAGGAGGCCGTGGCCCAGGTGCTACCGCGCCTGCACGGTGCCTTCGCGCTGGCCATCCTGTTCAAGAGCCATCCCGACATGCTGATCGGCGCGCGCCTGGGTTCGCCGCTGGTCGTGGGCTATGGCGATGGCGAGACCTTCCTCGGCTCCGACGCGCTGGCGCTCGCCCCGCTGACCCAGCGCATCGCCTATCTGGACGAGGGCGACTGGGTCGTCATCACCAAGGATGGCGCCGAGATTTTCGACAAGGACAACAACCCGGTCGAGCGTCCGGTCACCATTTCCGGCGTGTCCGGCGCGATGATCGACAAGGGCAATCATCGCCACTTCATGCAGAAGGAAATCTATGAGCAGCCGGTCGTCGTGGCCCAGACGCTCAAGGCCTATCTGCAGCGGATGGATGATCGCGTGTCGCTGCCGATCCCGGATTTCGACCTGTCGACCATTCGCCGCGTCACCATCGTCGCTTGCGGCACCAGCTTCTATGCCGGCATGGTCGCGCGCTACTGGTTCGAACAATTCGCCCGCGTGCCGGTCGATTTGGATTTCGCCTCCGAGTTCCGCTACCGCGAGCCGGTGATGGAGGAGGGCGGCCTGGCCCTGTTCATCAGCCAGTCGGGCGAGACCGCCGACACGCTTGCTGCGCTGCGCTATGCCCGCGCCCAGGGGCAGAAGATCGCCGTCGTCGTCAATGTGCCGACCAGCAGCATGGCGCGCGAGGCCGACCTGCTGCTGCCGACCCATGCCGGCCCGGAAATCGGCGTTGCCTCCACCAAGGCCTTCACCTGCCAGCTTGCCGTGCTCGCTGCCTTCGCCGCCAATCTGGCGCGGGCCAAGGGCAAGCTCAGCGCCAAGGATGAAAAGGAAATTGTCCGTCACCTCGCCGAAGCGCCCGCCGCGATCAACGGCGCGCTCGCCTATGACGAGGCGATCGAGGCGATGGCCCATCATATCGTCCCGGCCCGCGATGTCCTGTATCTCGGCCGCGGCACCGACTATCCGCTGGCGCTGGAAGGCGCTCTGAAGCTCAAGGAAATCAGCTATATCCATGCCGAGGGCTATGCCGCCGGCGAGATGAAGCATGGCCCGATCGCGCTGATCGACGAACTGGTGCCGGTGATCTGCATCGCGCCCAGCGGCCCCTTGTTCGAAAAGACCGTCAGCAACATGCAGGAAGTGCAGGCGCGCGGCGGCAAGGTGGTGCTGATTTCCGACTATGACGGGGTGCAGGCGGCAGGCGAAGGCTGTCTCGCTACCATCACCATGCCCAAGGTCCACCCGCTGATCGCGCCGATGGTCTATGCCGTGCCGGTTCAGCTGCTGGCCTATCATGTCGCCGTGCTGAAGGGCACCGACGTCGATCAGCCGCGCAATCTGGCGAAGAGCGTCACCGTCGAGTGA
- a CDS encoding metallophosphoesterase, which produces MNFIRRRPFLSALLFLLLVAVAGPLWLLMNARAMPVVRRADVVLPFPAGASQQPIKVALLTDTHLSGPDNSPARMARIVAQINGLKPDLILLGGDYIGDNKWGATYDARHAIAPFAGLRAPMGVVAVLGNHDSRSRKNRVALSPDDWQRAFADLGIALVQDGAVRRGPLAIGGLKDIYTRKPDIPDTLKAMQDIGGAPVILSHGPDVFPLLPDAPSLTLVGHTHCGQVALPFAGIVYVPSRYGTRYACGRYQDGQKAMIVSGGVGTSGLPFRMLAPPDIWLVTIRPR; this is translated from the coding sequence TTGAATTTCATCCGGCGCAGGCCGTTTCTGTCCGCCCTGTTGTTCCTGCTGCTGGTCGCGGTAGCAGGGCCGCTCTGGCTGTTGATGAATGCGCGCGCTATGCCGGTCGTGCGACGCGCCGATGTCGTGCTGCCTTTCCCGGCGGGCGCGTCGCAGCAGCCGATCAAGGTCGCGCTGCTGACGGACACCCATCTGTCCGGGCCGGACAACAGCCCGGCGCGGATGGCGCGGATCGTGGCGCAGATCAACGGCCTCAAGCCGGACCTGATCCTGCTGGGCGGCGACTATATCGGCGACAATAAATGGGGCGCGACCTATGATGCGCGCCACGCGATCGCGCCCTTCGCCGGGCTGCGCGCGCCGATGGGCGTGGTCGCGGTGCTGGGCAATCATGACAGTCGCAGCAGGAAGAACCGGGTGGCGCTGAGCCCCGATGACTGGCAGCGCGCCTTTGCCGATCTGGGCATTGCCCTGGTCCAGGATGGCGCGGTGCGGCGCGGGCCGCTGGCGATCGGTGGATTGAAGGACATCTATACCCGCAAGCCCGACATACCCGATACGTTGAAAGCGATGCAGGACATTGGTGGCGCGCCGGTCATCCTGTCGCATGGACCCGACGTCTTCCCGTTGCTGCCCGATGCGCCGTCGCTGACCCTGGTCGGCCATACCCATTGCGGTCAGGTGGCGCTGCCCTTTGCCGGAATCGTCTATGTGCCCTCCCGCTATGGCACCCGCTATGCCTGTGGCCGCTATCAGGATGGGCAGAAGGCGATGATCGTGTCGGGCGGGGTGGGCACCAGCGGCCTGCCCTTCCGCATGCTGGCGCCGCCCGACATCTGGCTGGTCACCATCCGGCCACGATGA
- the glmU gene encoding bifunctional UDP-N-acetylglucosamine diphosphorylase/glucosamine-1-phosphate N-acetyltransferase GlmU has translation MKSGTHKVLHPIAGRPMLLHLLASVADLLPERQVVVVGAGREQVEKAVEGSGVAIAVQDQQLGTGHAVAQAHDALAGFAGDVLILYGDVPLVSGATMKAMLDRLSRGDEPRAVVLGFRPDDAAAYGRIIADGQGIIEKMVEFKDASEAERAVTLCNSGLMAVRASDLFVLLDQIGNNNAAGEYYLPDIIMLPGANSAVIETEAWEVAGVNSRAELAGVEAVWQDRRRAEAMREGVTLVAPQTVFFSHDTVLGRDVTVEPNVVFGPGVTIADNVVIHAFSHLEGATVASGADIGPYARLRPGADIGPKAKVGNFVEIKKARLDEGAKVNHLSYIGDASVGAAANIGAGTITCNYDGFFKYKTQIGAGAFIGSNSALVAPATIGDGAIVAAGSVVTKPVPADALCLVRPQQESKPGWAAAFRTRMHERKAKA, from the coding sequence ATGAAGTCCGGCACGCACAAGGTGCTGCACCCGATCGCCGGGCGGCCGATGCTGCTGCACCTGCTTGCCAGCGTCGCGGACCTGCTGCCCGAGCGGCAGGTGGTCGTGGTCGGCGCCGGCCGCGAGCAGGTGGAAAAGGCGGTCGAGGGCAGCGGCGTCGCCATCGCCGTGCAGGACCAGCAGCTTGGCACCGGTCATGCCGTGGCGCAGGCGCATGATGCGCTGGCGGGGTTCGCCGGTGACGTGCTGATCCTCTATGGCGACGTGCCGCTGGTCAGCGGCGCGACGATGAAGGCGATGCTCGATCGGCTGAGCCGGGGCGACGAGCCGCGCGCGGTGGTGCTGGGCTTCCGCCCGGATGATGCCGCCGCCTATGGCCGGATCATCGCCGATGGTCAGGGCATCATCGAGAAGATGGTCGAGTTTAAGGATGCGAGCGAGGCCGAGCGCGCCGTCACCCTGTGCAATAGCGGCCTGATGGCGGTGCGGGCGAGCGACCTGTTCGTGCTGCTCGACCAGATCGGCAACAACAATGCGGCCGGCGAATATTATCTGCCCGACATCATCATGCTGCCCGGCGCAAACAGCGCCGTGATCGAGACGGAAGCGTGGGAAGTGGCCGGCGTCAACAGCCGCGCCGAACTGGCCGGCGTCGAAGCCGTGTGGCAGGACCGCCGCCGGGCCGAGGCGATGCGCGAGGGCGTGACCCTGGTCGCGCCGCAGACCGTATTCTTCTCGCACGACACGGTGCTGGGCCGCGACGTGACGGTCGAACCCAATGTCGTCTTCGGTCCGGGTGTCACCATCGCCGACAATGTCGTCATCCATGCCTTCTCCCATCTGGAAGGCGCGACCGTGGCCAGCGGCGCCGACATCGGCCCCTATGCCCGGCTGCGTCCGGGCGCTGACATCGGCCCCAAGGCAAAGGTCGGCAATTTCGTCGAGATCAAGAAGGCGCGCCTCGACGAAGGGGCGAAGGTCAATCACCTGTCCTATATCGGCGACGCCAGCGTCGGCGCGGCGGCCAATATCGGCGCGGGCACCATCACCTGCAATTATGACGGCTTCTTCAAATATAAGACGCAGATCGGCGCGGGGGCCTTCATCGGCTCCAACAGCGCGCTGGTCGCGCCGGCGACGATCGGCGATGGCGCCATCGTCGCGGCGGGCAGCGTCGTGACCAAGCCGGTTCCGGCCGACGCGCTGTGCCTCGTCCGGCCGCAACAGGAAAGCAAGCCGGGCTGGGCGGCGGCGTTCCGTACCCGCATGCATGAGCGGAAGGCGAAGGCTTGA
- a CDS encoding HAD family hydrolase, translating into MARLSFDIVGFDLDGTLLDTSGDLAAAVNYAIGTIGRAPFPVDSIRPFVGKGAKVMLQRALDASGGYDEAILDQTLPILLDYYEQNLALHSLPYPGMMAMLDALAERGVKLAICTNKAERFTIPLLHQLGLFDRFASVVAGDTVGIAKPDPAPIHAMIERAGGGRTIFLGDTINDIAGARNAGIPSIAVSFGFLDGPVENLEADAVIHHFDELVPMLEAWPA; encoded by the coding sequence ATGGCACGCTTATCCTTCGACATTGTCGGCTTCGACCTCGACGGCACCCTGCTCGACACCAGCGGCGATCTGGCCGCGGCGGTCAATTATGCGATCGGCACGATCGGCCGAGCCCCCTTCCCGGTCGATTCCATCCGGCCCTTCGTGGGCAAGGGTGCCAAGGTGATGCTGCAGCGCGCGCTCGACGCGTCGGGCGGCTATGACGAAGCGATCCTCGACCAGACGCTGCCGATCCTGCTCGATTATTATGAGCAGAATCTGGCGCTCCACTCCCTGCCCTATCCCGGCATGATGGCAATGCTGGATGCGCTGGCGGAGCGCGGCGTGAAGCTGGCAATCTGCACCAACAAGGCAGAACGCTTCACGATTCCCTTGCTGCACCAACTGGGCCTGTTCGACCGTTTCGCCTCGGTCGTGGCCGGTGACACGGTTGGCATTGCCAAGCCCGATCCGGCGCCGATCCATGCGATGATTGAGCGGGCCGGCGGCGGCCGCACCATCTTCCTGGGCGACACGATCAACGACATTGCCGGCGCGCGCAATGCCGGCATTCCCAGCATCGCGGTCAGCTTCGGCTTCCTCGACGGCCCGGTCGAAAATCTGGAGGCCGACGCGGTGATCCACCATTTCGACGAGCTGGTGCCGATGCTGGAAGCCTGGCCGGCATGA